The nucleotide window ATATCAAATATTAATGGGCTTTGTCATTGAGTTAAGCAATAATGAAGGCAAgacttctgtctctgtttctgtctagATGAGAAACATCACGGAAACCTTAATGAAACCCCTCGAGAAGTTCAGGAAAGACTACCTCGGCACAGTAAGGGTACTGTATGATGGTTACTTGCCTCTTCCTAATATGTTTTGTAGCTCTTACCcgaataataattattaaagaTTACTGTGAACGTTTGGGTGCTAGTACAAAATTAATTGTGCTACATATATAGCTCTGATCTCCTCACACACCAAGAATAATCTAGTATTTTGCTCTTCTTACATGCTTGTACTTCTTCTGCTGCACTCTTTCAAGGCggaaagaaaaaagtatgaGAAGGAAACTGAGAAGTATTACAGCTCTCTGGAAAAGCTTCTGAATATGTCGGCAAAGAAGAAAGAGCCACAGCTACAAGAGGTACTGGTCTTTAACTAATCTCCCTGACAGATATGTCAAATTCAGAACAGCAAATCAATTTTGACAACTAAACGGATGGAAAACAGTATTAAGTTTGCTTTGGGAATCCCTGTTTTGGTATTTGTCTTTGCTGCTGTGGGGAAGAACCTTGCTGCAAAACTGTTGGTCTGAGGGAGTTTCCACTGACGTGCCTTGCAGCAACAGTTTTCCTGGCTTGTTTGGAAAGGAAATGTGTACTTGCTTGTACTATACTACCAAGGTCATCCCTGGTTGATGTAGTTTGTGCAACAAGCCATGCTGCAGTGTACCACGAGATGAAAATCTAAAATCTGGGAATAAAGCGACCTCTCACTGAACAATGTGATCAGTGAGAGGTCTGCGCTATTCCGTATAGCCATGTAAGGCTTACCCATATGTTGTATACACCAAGCAGAGAGGACACTTGTAACTGTTAACATTATGACTGCAGGCTGCTCAGTCTGTTCTGACTCTTGTGACATAAGGGTCTGAGGTACCAACACAGATTGCTATCAGACTTGAATAAATAGAACCAGTGATTCATTCAGAGCCACAAGAGTCATGAACTTCATCAACACTGCATCAGTTGTTACAAGTCAACCCACTAAACAGTAgcatacacaaagaaaaaccaCTTGATCTCACTTATTTCAAAACTAATATGTATATTAATCAACAGTTGACATAAAGGAGACTGAGACAATCATGTTGTACTTATTACACTTAAGACTGTTCTACGGAATTAAATGCAAGCTACTTTTTGCGTTAATATCTAGTCATCAGAGCTTCCTCTATATTATGACCAGCCAGCTCTGTTACATTGCAACTCTTAGTTATCATCTACGTCGTTACTTTGTAATTCTTAGATAGATATTGTACATTTTGGGACAACACAGTTGTCACCTTATGGCAAGAATGACTTTAATCCACTGGCTGGCTGGAGcttttgtattttgaatttgCCCCCCAGTAGCTCTGGTTCCCTTCCATGGTCCAGGTTACATTAATTGGGAACTCTATGTTGCCCATAGCTGTGAGTTTGAGCATGTTGTCTGTTGATACATGCCAGCCCTTTGATATCCAGCCTCTAGCTCAAACTGAGCTGGGATAGGCTCCAGTATGCATGCGACCTTGCAAAGGACAAGTGGGTACAGGTAATAGATGGACAGTATTGTAATTCTACCACTGCTACTTATGTCTGCCCTCTTTCAGtatcttttgtgtgtgtgtgtgtgtgtctttttcctTATCCAAATTGAGGATCTAAGCATATTGGGTCTCATATGTTGAACAGATTGTTAAGTCCTCTGTGACAAACTTGTTATTTGGGAACAAATAGACCCAGAAGTTAACCAGAAGTATGATCAACATTTGATAGAGTGCCACCCAACTACAGTTTGTCTTCTGTGGGAATTTAATGCCATAACATGAAATGCCTCCAGCCTAAAATTGCACCATATAAAAATCTACCAAGATCATAACGTTTCTCCTTTGCTTCCACGCATCTGTCTGATTACACTCATCGTGTGTGTTTTCCGCCTCTTCAGGCAGACGTCCAGGTGGAAATCATGAGGCTGCACTTTCAGGAGGAGTCGCTTGACTATGTGTGCAAACTGCAGGAAATCCAGGAGAGAAAGAAGTTTGAGTGTGTGGAGCCGGTGAGTGACTGACCAGAGTGGAAAGTCAATGCTGATGTGGCTTGTCTTCCATATTAAGAAATAGCAGGGGGCAATATAGGATACAACTTGAGTTTAAGGTTCTGTCTTACTGGATAATGACTACACCAACTATACCATCATAATCTAATGTGACGTAATGTTTCAGACAATagtctttctctttcacttgcTGAGTCCTAGATTATCATCTCTTATCTGTTTTCTCCTGTATTGTTCCCTGTTCAGATGCTGGCCTTCTTTCAAACAGTCTTCACCTTTTATCACCAAGGCTATGAGCTTGCCAAGGACTTTGACCATTATAAAAAAGAACTGCAGATCAACATTCAGAATGTAAGTAATATACATGTTTAATGTGTCTCTAAATTCTTTAGACTAAACAGTGGAGCTGGATAACAGTGATACTCAGCATGCTTGTATGCTATTTGTGCCTtgaaaataataacatacaGTGTGACCACTAGTTTGGTTTCTTCTGTCCTGCCACTGTCATTGCACTCTTTGCCCTGCTTCATTTTTAGCTTAATTCGACTCCTAATTATTCAACCAGTGTCATGGGGGTAAAGGGTTTTTCAAGTTGTACTCATAAGttttgatttgcagtgacctcACAGTAGGGGGTCATCCTACCCTAACCACTGAGTATCAGGAAATGACTTAGCAGTTTGTGCGGTtgcttctcctctcttccaGACAAGGAGTCGATTTGAAGGCGCACGGTCGGAAGTGTACGAGCTGATGAAGAGGATCAGAGAAGCACCTCAAGACTACAGACAGACCAGCGCTATCAGCTGTGAAGGCTACCTCTATGTACAAGAAAAACgtaagatgtgtttttgtactACACTTGTTTATTGACAAACATTACAAACTTACAAATAAACACCTTCCAATATAATAGACATAGACAGTTGATGAGAGAGCACTTGCTTAACACTTTAATGACTTTGATACATACAGTAGGTTTCAGTGACACTATTTAAAGGGATGTTTGGAGAGACTAGTAAcacttcttcatcttcatgGTATGAACAAAACAGGCAGTAGCAGTATTGATTTAGTGTGATTCCTCAGGGTaattttaggttgtttttttttttttttttacctgaagTGTCTACCTGCTGTGAATGTTTTCACTAAAACTACAGACTTCATTTTTTTATGCCACTCCACATTTTACTTGCTGACTACATGGTGTGTTAAGAATCTTACACGTCAGCCTGGAAAAGCCTGTGCCTGCAACTTTACTTTTTGTCATGTGTCACATCTGGGCTTTCTGTTTCTAGGGCCACCTCCATTTGGTTCAAGTTGGGTCAAGCGCTACTGCATATTTGTCAAAGAGCAGAAAATCCTGCACATGGTGACCTTCGATCACAGATCTGGTGGGAAAATTGTGAGTAGTCATAGAGTGGGTGTGTCATGTCCCACATTCTTTATATCCCAACTGGCTTCACTTtgcaatttttaattttttacataaTGACATGCCAtctctgtaatgttttttttgtcacagaAAAACATTCTGAACCgtaatttcttatttttcagGGTGAGACAGAATCTATTACGCTCAAATCCTGTCTCCGCAAAACGACAGACATGTTGGACAGGAGGTTCTGCTTAGAACTCGACATAACAGACCGGTACATCACTTATGTAACATTGTTCCTCAGACACACTGATGATGTTTGCAGTTGAAGATATTGATTTACATTACATCAGAAATAACCCATGGGTGGATCTTTCAGGAACACAATGCAACATTTTCATAGGTGCCCTTACAGCACATATATTATCTTCTGTGATATTCCAAATTAGCTACAGATTTTAGCTCCACGTGCTTGTTGCAGAGGGCAGGATATTTTTATTTGGAGGGCTGCCCTCACACACTTTGCTGGGAGGATTTGTCACACCCTGCTGTGCCCTCCTGTAATAGAGATCTCATTTTGTCACACAACTTAAGTCAGCCCTGCCCCTTTTCTGTAGTATTAATAGAAGAGCAATACCCCAGATTTAGTATGGAAATTCAAGTCCACACATCCATTCTGACTGTGATGAGTAAGCTTATACCAATCTGGTCTCACACGATTGTACGTCTCCTAAACCAGCTGGGCTGACAAATAGGGCTCATATTTGCAAACCCAAGGTGCAAGTGCCCTTGGGAGCAGGTTTCTCTTCTGTTTCACAGAATGATAAGCACTTTACGTTTTCACTTACCTTACTTTACTGCTTCTTTCTCAGACCGGGGACAGTACTCACAGTACAGGCCTTGTCTGAGGATGACCACAAGTTCTGGATGCAGGCGATGGGTGGGAAGGAACCTGTGAGTCAGCTGCCTCTACTATGTCATCATCTACCACTCACACTTGGCTCATGTAGTCCCACTGTATTGTGTTAGACTGACATCAATATAAttctttatattatatcattttgGCTTATGCCTGCACTTCATGTCACGTGTGTCGAATGTTGAGCGCTTAACCTGTACTAAACCATGATGATGTaagttgttgttatttttaacagatTGGATCATATCTTGGGAGGACTTTGTctaaagaaagaggaagtaagtaTCAAAATGTACTAGACtatgattttctatatttcaaACACAGTTTTGTGGCCCTAAAAGAATAACATTAAGTTGCATGAGAAacttaataaacatttaaagggttgttgttttcctcctcctgcagttgATGCTCAGCTGGATGATGTGGGTTTGGATTTTGTGAAGTCCTCCATCAACGCCATAGAAACAAGAGGTGAGCTTTAGACTTCGATATGGAAATATGGAAACGCTCATTTGATATCCATTAATGCATTACAAGGTGATGAATGTGAGGCAATTCAACACAGTAATTGGTGGATAGGTGCAGGTATTGGGGGTACAGTATCTTTATCTGTTCACAAGGGGGCAGACTTGCTCCAATAGTAAAACAAATGGCTGACTGGCAGGTTCTGCAGGCAGCATTATAATACGAATGCCTCTCATTGTGTAGCATTAAAGTTCCTATTAATTTCTTCTCACATGCTTATCTGACCTCTTTTTCAGTCAAAACAATCAGTTTGTTCTAGTCCCTCTCAACATGCCTATTATGTATTTATGCAAATGATTATGTCTTACTGAACACAAATTTCAATGAAATGCATCTGTTCTCCACATACGTTACATGGCTGTTCTTTTGTATATAACATATTCAGTCCTTAGTCTTTatgatttcattgttttgtgtgttttttgtgaaaaaaaaaatgtcatacataaagttattattattactaatcaGGTATTAATGACCAAGGCCTGTACCGAGTTGTGGGGGTAAGCTCCAAGGTTCAGAAGCTCCTCTCATTAATGATTGGtaagttatatattttttcttttctttctactCTGGAAATGTATTTGCATTAAAGTGTTGCTGGTCAGAGCTCAATAAAGTTGAAGTAAAATTTTAATTTATAGGCTACTGCACTATCTCTCTGATATTACTTTGCCCCTAGTTAGTTGAATGTGCTGACGTAATGGATGTGTCTGCTGGGGTGATATTAAAAAGATAGTGACTGATAATCAGTCTATGACTCAGTCTGTCAGAACCATGTCTCTCTCAAGTGCAACAAGTGCTTTCATGTATCCTTTCCTCGCTGTCATTGAGTTTTATATCCCCCAGACCACCAGACAGTGTCCTTTCCATCCACGTCCTCGCACTTTTTGGCTTTTGCTTCATTAACGTGCAGCTACGACGGCCTCTCGTGTGCTTGTGGCAGGCTTAGTCTGTCAGTTGCCTTTCTCAATTTCCTTTATGCCTCTCACTTCTCTTGAATCCCTTTCACTCAACTCCTTTTCTATAGAGCttgtcctctgtcctttccATTGCTCCCTGTCTGCTCTCTGGTTTCCTGCCGTCTCCAGCAGACACCAGCTCACTTTCAGCTCTGTGTTCAGAATGACAACAAACTAAGGCAGCCGCCAGCCTGTCTCAGCTTCCTCTCCAAAACCTTCCAGCCTCCCAACATGCAGACTCATGCTGTAGACTCCATTAACACTCCGCTGCGGCACTTGAAGAAGTTTCTTTAAAGCCTGAATATAGTACAGGACATTCCTCATAATATTGTGAATGAAGACAAACTGATGATTTTACTTCTTATTTACAAATTACCTACAATAATTAGCATGTCAAACAtagtgtatatttttattaaactggTCTGAACATAACATATATTTTGTCTCTGAAATGACTAATATGCATGATCGTGGTAGTACTACTTCTACGCATAAACAAgcacattcacaaacatttcATGAATACCGCAGCTCACAGTGTGTGGGTGAAGCAAGCTTTAAACCCTGAGGAAAGACTTTGgatcctcccactcctcctccttttcatcTCTCACCCACCGACATGGCCAGGGTCCAGTCAGAAAGGACAGTGTGATAGAAAATGAGGCTCACATCATATTACAGTACAAACAAAGAGAGCGGCACCTATTGAATGTCAGGCAAACAATATAACAGGATGAAGACTGTAAAAGTGGGctcctttctgtctctgacctgtctctcGAACATTTGTGGCAAGTGAATGTGTGGTGTTGGTCAGGGATATGGTTATTATTGCTGATGAGTTTTAAGTTCTGTAGATATAATTGCAGAGCGAAGCAAATTTTAAGAATGTTGTGAGATAAAGACCTAACCAATATATTCCACATTTTCATGGCTGAAGAAGGTAAAGAGAATGTATTAAACACTGGATGAGATAGCCAAACATTCATTCCAGTTACAAGTACATTTGTGTTGCCTCTTAATTATGTGAAAGCCCATTtctactcaaaaatgtgttttgcttcttgttccttcagttggatgtttgagcttcactgtgcagaatgatttaCGTGCATAGTTTGAAACTAGAATTTTACATTCATctactgaaagtggaaagtttctctgttctCATTGAAACTCCAAGTTTACAGGTTGGatctatgagcatgatttgtgacatcacaactgatAAACTGATTTTGGAGGCTAATCATGGTGGTCCAGTATACAACCTGCATAAGTGTGATGTTGAaatttgaagcctccagtgcacaaacactgagatgGACATTTTACATTGAAGGATGAAACATCTTTTGTCCAACAGTGAACTTTTGGAATTAatgatatttgcatattcatagattctgggtTTTTCAATAAAGGAGATGGAATGGATGGAATTTTAAGCCTTTAGTAAGGTAATTGCACCtcttttttttgaaaaacctATTAGACACATTATTATTGTCCAAGCAGACTATTTTTCTATATATCTTACATGTCTGGAGGGACTCTTCAAAAAATATCAGTTGGAAATATAATCTTACAACAGCTCTTGATGGCTTTAAAGGATCGGTTCATTCCTTTACAAGAAACATACTATCCTGTGTCTGGTGGTCAGTTGGGAgggtcatcagctgatttagaTCATCTGGCCTTCTAGGCAGGTGGATTCCAACCTGAGGGTTAGGACCCCCCCAAGGGATTGCAAGGCAAATCTAAAGGGTCACAAGATTGAACTGGTCATAATTTGAacatacaagaaaaaaatggtCATTGCTCTGTCTTAAAAGACTAGTGTGTAATATTTAGGGGGAtttattggcagaaatggaataatATTCCCAAGTATTTTTCCATTATTGTATAATCAcctaaaactgaaaattattgTGTATGTAAGCTTAGAATtaaccctttatatctacatagggagttgGTCCTCTTCCATGCAGCCCGCCATTTTGCACCATGTTCGACAGTAGCcaagaacagacaaaccaagcTCTCGCTATATAGAGAGCCTTTCATGTTGTTCATGTATTCAGTCACCATACGTTCTCCTACTTTCTTGATGAGGGAGGGGGTTGAGGGGAGGGGTATTCTTTGCAATCTAGATGCTGCTATATGCTGAATGCTGAATACTGAATCCTGCGCACCGGTCCTTTGAGGGCTTACAAGCAAAAAGAGTTGGGAACCACAACTGTAGACTATGAAATGTGCCacattttctcactctctctccatttTACCAGCTGGCATCCACTCTGCATCGTCTCCTTTTCATTTTAGTTGCATATTAACACCTCTGCTTCACACACAAAAGAATTGCACCTTTGAACTCACTGCTGCTTTGTGGTTAGCAGTTTTGTAATCAACGCTGCTTCGACCGCTCCTGTTACAATCATGTTTTTGCTAACCTGATCTAACCAAGTCAGGCCCATTTGTGCTAGAGCAGACTACAGAGCCTGTGCAGACCCCATTAATCtcaacacacatatatacaaaggCCCACCTTTGGCTACAAACACTCCATAAAAACATTTGCTTTCACAAGTTGATATTGGACAGGCCAATTTGTGGACAGAGCAGCCATAGAAACGCACAGTTCTCCTGGCTACACTGCATGTatcaaatcaaaaaaataaattttccTCAGTAACAGACCACCTACCACCCACAAAGTAAAAGACTGCATCTGTGACCCGGGCCCTCCCTTTACATGTGTCTGACTCAAAACACCTTACTGACACATTGCACTTCTACATCCACTGTAATTCATCAGAGGTAACTTAAGGTGTGACTAAAGCCCCCTGAATTTTTAGCACAACACAGCACTGGAGTCCCTGTGGAGCCTGTGAAGTAGTGAGGGATTAATTAAACTTGTAATGAGTATAGAACCAGCAGCCCTCTACAGAAGCTGTAACTTCCTTCCATATCCACTGGGGCTAGACTCGACCCCCAAGGCTAGTAGCAGTGCTTTTATCCTCATATGGCTAATTACAagttacatatttatattacgTATTTGGACTTTCTAGGTTGgcaacaaaatcacacaaagtCATTAGCTGCATACAGTAAGAGGAGTCGTTGTGGGTGCTTTGTGTTATTACCTCAGTCAGTGTATTTTCCAGTAAGAATGTTTTTTATGATTGTGATTCATTCAGATGAGAAGAGCAACGAAATAGATCTGTCTACCAGCGAGGACTGGGACGTTAAGACAATAACAAGTGCACTAAAGCTTTATATGAGGTGAGGatgaaagacacacaaactcacacacagacacacacaaacacacacacacacacacctgtaaaccAGCCACACAAAAAGCATTGATGATATTGTCAGTCTGCAGTTATTTGTGTTGATTTGAAAAGgtcaaataatttttttaacaactgTTGTGATCAGTTTAACTTTCAAAGATGTCATATCAAACCTGTTTAGTGTACATGTGATGCTGTTTCATAATGTGTTATTCTGCTATGGATGTCTTCAGAGAATGTGACTGCCTTGACTGGTCAAGACACTCGGGATGcataattattttgattaatcttataAACTGCCAAACAGCATAGCTCTAATCTGCTGTGCATCTAAGCTAATCCACCTCTGACCTAAGATAACCTCAGTGGTTAATGGGAgatcttttttattaaatgatgtaTATCTCTTTTAATGAATATACCATATGAGTCTCTCTGTTGACttgaatatgaaacattttgcCTGTTGTCAGctctgtttttttatataatagatataaaGTTTTTTATACTAAGTTCCTTCTTTTTATGATTAACATTTGCTAACTTGCGACAGTCTCATTGCTTACTGTATGCCTGTTCCACATTCACCAACTCTTTCTAGGTTGATAGATAGCGTGGGTGAAGTtcaaagattaaaaatgtagtttGGCTGCAAGAAGCTGGCTACAGTTTCATTTGAATGccaattgttgtttttttgtaaacgTGTGCACTTAGCAACAAATTAAGTTGGCTtcactcatttaaatgaaacaacattttttctcaCTGAAAAACAAGTTTTGAATTTGCTTGTTTCCTTACAGAACCAGTAAGAGTGTTCACAAGAAACTGATACTGATGTACTTTAAATGATTGAACTTTTTTTAGGTTTTGCTTCACCAGTCAACATTCTCCTGCAGTATAAgtaatgttttgatttatttactcTTCAActcataatgtttattattttttatgcttCTGTGCCGGCGACAACCATATTTTTTTCTAACTGTCCAGCTCATAGGCTGTAGAGAAATTCCTAAAAATGTGACACAAACATCCACTGAGACTTAAGGATGAATTGATTAGAATTTTATAGCGAAGGACACAGTGTAGTTGAACTCACATGTTTTTAGCCATAACTCAAGCATTCATACAGTGATTATGACAAAAGTTTTACACATCTGTTTAATACGATACAATTATGAAGTGGTGACACTTTATATACAGAATGTCAAAGGTCAACTACACTGTGACTTTATAGTATTCTGCAATTTTTCAACACTGTAACTCAGGAACAGAAGGTTGTGATCCTATTTCAGATTTGGTCAGATACTGAATTGGTAACATAATCTTTGGTACCCACCTTTGAAACTGGTGTGATTGAACTGTGCTGCCGAGGTGAAAATGTGCGTGAAGCATCCATGTTTTAGAATTTGTAGCTTCTTTGCAGCTATGTCCATATCTGAAGCATCTTCTGTCACTGTCGAGACTACAGTTTTGTATTCCATGAGAATTAGCTTTATTGGCCAATACCTGttattaaattccttcaaagtcttcactacaaatattatatgagtctggacagacatagatgtaaactgcaacttgactggCTGGTGGAGGCATACAACTGTGAGACTGCATTTCTAGTTTATTTGTAAGATGTAATTAGCATCaaaataaacatgcaaatgACAAGTTCAAAAAGCAAAATTTTACATGTGATCAAAATCTTGTCCCATATTTTTGTCTAATTGAGTTGGTAGCAGTTTaagagcattaaaaaaagtcaaagtacaacaataacaaaacaagtTGTTATTTCTGTTTGATCTCTCTGTTATTATCACTACTGTGAAAAGTACCAGCATGACATTGTAAtagtgtttatgttgttttttggatGTAGAGAACAAGTCCTATTTAAAGGAGTTAAGATTGTGTCGTGATTGGCGGATTTTAAGCTTTGACTACTTGAGCACTATTCACTGCAGCATGTATTAATTTTTAAGCACGGGTTAAGATAACATAGCATATTGTTATGCTGTATTAAATCATACTGAGTGTTACTCTGACTTGTCTTTTACTTTGTCTGTGGCCTGCTGGAATAAAGCAGGGTCAATCTCCTCAGTTTCCTCTGAGGCTAAGTACCTTTGGCCACTGTCCAGCTGCAGTGTGAAAGTACCTTCAGATGAACTTGGTTATCTCAACGCGTGCACCATCTAATTCCATCCCCTGACCTGGCCACATTAATCATTGCTGTGTGCAGACCCTATAAAACAGTGTGCTGGCTATTTCTGTCCCCCCTCACTCACTTatactctctttctctgtccctcCAACTCACCACCCCCaccctttttctcttcctcttgctATCTCTCTAAAGGAGCCTTCCTGAGCCGTTAATGACCTATGGACTTTACAAAGAGTTCATCGGCCCTGCGAGTAAGTTTCAACACCTCTCATACGACCATTTAATCTGAGTACAGATCATAAGTAAACAACAGTGTATACATGTGTTGTGTCAGTCTGAAAGAGACATTTCATCAGTTAACGCTCTGGACCTCAGTTGTGTTTTTCCTCAGTGAGTTATGgaaaatatgtcagtgtttttcatATATCTACTTGGGCGGCCTGGCCAGGTAGATAAAATCTGTTTGAGTTGCATGCAGCAGTAACTGAGTGGGGACTAGAGGCTTGTGATGCTCAAAGCCACCTAGCTAGCCTAGCGATAGAGGACATCTGTAAATTGTAGCTACAGAAAAAAACCTAGGTTACACTCTCCCCCTCTAAACTGCATGAGTCTCTGCGTGCACATTGGTCACACACTGCACCGCCCACCAACACAAGTACATTTTCAACCTGTGGAAAACACTGCATGTAGTGAAGTGGAAAACAGATAGAGCACTTCTAAATAACTTTTTACTACTTCTTTCTAAATATTTAACCAGGCAGGGATAGTTTTAAAACTGTGGGTCTGTTTGCATCTTGAATGCTAATTGAGATTTATACTCATTCTGTTTCATCTTTAGACTTGAACACATGATGACAGGGGTCTCTAAAAGACCATAATGTTTAGTGCTGTACTTCTTTAGATATGTGTTACTTTTGTCACTCACTGATGCATATCTCTCAAAGCATACTTTTTTTTGGACCCTTCTGACTGTTTTACGACACACTGTATCTGACATTTATTAGCCAATCAAGAAGCCCATGTCAACTTGCACTCTGTCTTCATATAATTTGTTCTACCTGTTTTAACTTGCTGCTTAGAATATGCGACCAAATAAGTAATTAAAGGTCAAGGCTAAAAGGtttgaaatgataaatatgCCATAATTTAACATGCCCTCGAATGGTCCGGTGACCTTgcacagcaaacagacacaccaTTTTTTTCGCCCACATAACATCATTtatgtatgaaatgtttttaaagcaagCCAAACTTGAATCTTATTACAACAAGTGCTATAATTGGATCAGGGTTGACATTTTTATCAGGCACTTGCAATGCCCTCATAACGAGGGGGAAAAATGGATTAGCAATGAATGTTTTTTGATGGATGACAGCATCCataagaagcttttttttcatgtttaaatccTTGTCGTTCCCATAGTAATGatatcttgtttgtgtgtgtgtttgtgtgtgggcgGTCAGATGCCCATGTGTGAGGAAATGTTTAAGAGATGATCTTGGGGGTTTTAACACAACCCTTTTTTATGGTAGCGACAGTAACGTAAAGCTATCTCTTCCGCCAGCATAGTGGTCCCTGCTGCCAAATTCTCGAAGGCTTCAGACCATATATCACCATCACACCTCTGCTTCacttattaaaactaaaatatatcaTCCTCTTAACACTTAACCCCTTGTACTTGAGGGTTATAGCCTCTGATGACTGTGTCCTTAAAGGTCTactaacttttttattttccagaaTGTATCAAATTAGTTTCTTTGGACTTGAAAATGATTATATGCCCATGTAGGTTTCTGTACTGTCTGTAAATCTGACTCCCAACTAAGCATCATGGCTCAGATCAGCAATGTTTTATAGTGTTTTGTCAGAACAGTTGGAAACGCAAATCTCTTCAAATTCAGTATTCAGTAGCAGCTGTTGGCTTCATGCCACCTGAGGAGCACAAAGAAATCCTCGTAGTTTAATGCAAGTGCATGGCTGCTTCTGCGTTTGAACAGAGGGCGGTAGTCCAGAGTCTCGCATCCAAGCCATCCACTGCCTGGTCCACAAACTACCAGAGA belongs to Scomber scombrus chromosome 2, fScoSco1.1, whole genome shotgun sequence and includes:
- the arhgap10 gene encoding rho GTPase-activating protein 10 isoform X3, which translates into the protein MGLHPLEFSECYLDSPSFREKIKAHEAELDKTNRFIKELYKDGKNLINATKQLGMAQRKFAQSLGEFQFEYIGDAKTDDEKCIDESLQEFASFLKNLEDQRELMMRNITETLMKPLEKFRKDYLGTVRAERKKYEKETEKYYSSLEKLLNMSAKKKEPQLQEADVQVEIMRLHFQEESLDYVCKLQEIQERKKFECVEPMLAFFQTVFTFYHQGYELAKDFDHYKKELQINIQNTRSRFEGARSRQTSAISCEGYLYVQEKRPPPFGSSWVKRYCIFVKEQKILHMVTFDHRSGGKIGETESITLKSCLRKTTDMLDRRFCLELDITDRPGTVLTVQALSEDDHKFWMQAMGGKEPIGSYLGRTLSKERGIDAQLDDVGLDFVKSSINAIETRGINDQGLYRVVGVSSKVQKLLSLMIDEKSNEIDLSTSEDWDVKTITSALKLYMRSLPEPLMTYGLYKEFIGPAKGGSPESRIQAIHCLVHKLPERNREVLGLLMKHLANVAAHSKQNLMTVANLGVVFGPTLMRPQEETVAAIMDLKFQNIVVEILIEQNEKIFADAPVSCPLSPAAPVFSAPTRQSKKLSRQNRPLAVYNPQALDIQTAAGDSSNLATDETSMGSNESVSSQSSSASASETATEKGDHVPLATSLSSGNNSGASTAAISWPTPGVLGENQPAATTTASEKEKPDESVSSRKAKAVYPCEAEHDSELSFQVGAIFNAVTSSREPGWLEGELEGKRGLIPENYVEFL